The Candidatus Zymogenaceae bacterium genome includes a window with the following:
- the glk gene encoding glucokinase, whose protein sequence is MIFTADIGGTTTRLALFTEELGGPVMDRRTDYTNRDFDSFGDIVADFLAGDEAINGACVAAAGPVHDGAVLVTNLSWRIDRRDISRMVGCDRTLLVNDLVALAAGTPHLEDTDLVCLHPGGYRGGRRRGTAAIVAAGTGLGEAYLIPMKRGDETVLIPRPSEGGHADYPPRNDEEAALCDYLRSRYGHVSKERVISGGGIRSIYEFLKDTGRAAPDPDVERLLDREKGGIDEKPPRERPTDPNQIITRNALDGVSDISVQTLRMFVSAYGAEAGNMALTLMADGGVYIGGGIAPKILPAMTDGRFIESFLDKGRLSDYLKEVPVWVIVNPAVQLIGAVYLAVEDDDGMEVMDERQG, encoded by the coding sequence GTGATTTTTACCGCAGATATCGGCGGCACCACCACCCGGCTTGCCCTCTTTACCGAAGAATTGGGCGGCCCGGTGATGGATCGCCGGACAGACTATACAAATCGCGATTTCGACTCCTTTGGCGATATCGTCGCCGATTTTCTGGCTGGGGACGAAGCGATCAACGGCGCCTGTGTGGCGGCGGCGGGACCGGTTCATGATGGGGCGGTGCTGGTGACCAACCTCTCATGGCGCATCGATCGGCGTGATATCTCCCGCATGGTTGGCTGTGACCGGACGCTTCTGGTCAACGACCTGGTGGCCCTGGCGGCGGGTACGCCGCACCTCGAAGATACTGACCTTGTGTGCCTGCATCCCGGGGGATATCGAGGAGGGCGTCGGAGAGGGACGGCGGCCATCGTCGCCGCGGGCACCGGCCTGGGAGAGGCGTACCTGATCCCCATGAAAAGAGGGGACGAAACGGTGTTGATCCCCCGCCCCTCGGAGGGGGGGCACGCGGATTATCCGCCCAGAAACGACGAGGAGGCGGCGCTCTGTGACTATCTCCGCTCCCGATACGGGCATGTCAGCAAGGAGCGGGTGATCTCCGGCGGCGGCATTCGGTCCATCTATGAGTTTTTGAAAGATACCGGCCGCGCGGCCCCGGACCCGGACGTGGAGCGGCTTCTCGATCGGGAAAAGGGCGGGATCGATGAAAAACCGCCGCGTGAGAGGCCGACCGACCCCAACCAGATCATCACGAGAAACGCGCTGGATGGGGTGTCCGACATATCGGTTCAGACCCTTCGCATGTTCGTCTCCGCGTACGGCGCGGAAGCGGGGAACATGGCGCTTACGCTGATGGCCGATGGGGGTGTGTATATCGGCGGGGGGATCGCCCCGAAAATTCTTCCAGCGATGACCGACGGACGGTTCATCGAGTCGTTTTTGGACAAGGGGAGGCTTTCAGACTACCTGAAGGAAGTACCGGTGTGGGTGATTGTCAATCCCGCCGTTCAGCTTATTGGTGCTGTGTACCTGGCAGTGGAAGATGATGACGGCATGGAGGTAATGGATGAAAGGCAAGGATAA
- a CDS encoding crotonase/enoyl-CoA hydratase family protein — protein MAGTYKVFEIEKKEKFAWLFMNRPEKLNACGPDFWREAVDVMEEMDQDDDVRVVILGGRGKAFTAGIDLIGMAGEVTGLTEPGIMGRKRVKLIKDILRLQKSITAFESCSKPVIAAIQGHCIGAGVDLITACDIRLASEDATFSVREARIAIVADVGTLQRLPRIVGEGFAKEMTYTTRNYSAQEVKEMHLVNYVYPDKDTMYAAAEDLAREIADQSPLAVMAAKDVIHYCRDKSMDDGLTYVAHKSANILPSKDLFEALAAFGERRKPDFTGE, from the coding sequence ATGGCTGGAACCTACAAAGTCTTTGAAATTGAGAAGAAGGAAAAATTCGCTTGGTTATTCATGAACCGACCGGAAAAACTCAACGCATGCGGACCCGACTTCTGGAGAGAAGCGGTGGACGTGATGGAAGAAATGGACCAAGACGACGACGTGCGCGTGGTTATCCTGGGGGGAAGGGGAAAGGCCTTCACCGCAGGTATTGACCTGATAGGCATGGCCGGTGAGGTGACGGGTCTCACCGAACCCGGAATCATGGGCAGAAAGCGCGTAAAACTCATCAAGGACATCCTGAGACTTCAGAAATCCATCACCGCGTTCGAGTCATGCAGCAAACCCGTCATCGCCGCAATCCAAGGCCACTGCATCGGCGCAGGCGTGGACCTCATCACCGCCTGCGATATCCGGCTGGCTAGCGAAGACGCCACCTTTTCGGTGAGGGAGGCACGGATAGCCATTGTTGCCGACGTGGGCACCCTGCAGCGCCTTCCCCGTATCGTCGGTGAGGGATTCGCCAAGGAGATGACCTACACCACCCGGAACTACTCGGCTCAGGAAGTAAAAGAGATGCACCTGGTCAACTACGTCTATCCCGATAAGGACACGATGTACGCGGCCGCCGAAGACCTGGCCCGGGAGATCGCGGACCAGTCTCCTCTGGCGGTGATGGCGGCCAAGGATGTCATCCATTACTGCAGGGATAAGTCGATGGACGACGGCTTGACATATGTCGCCCACAAGAGCGCAAACATCCTCCCCTCAAAGGATCTCTTCGAGGCACTTGCCGCATTTGGAGAACGGAGAAAACCTGATTTTACTGGTGAGTGA